ATTCAGCAATTCAGTGCTAAGACGATCTGGGAAAAATCCCAGCAGGTGATCTCTCTTGATTATGCAGTGGACGGGATAGTGTTGAGTGTTTTCTGTCTGCTGCCTTCGTCAGAATTGGAACTTTCTGGATATTGCGGATGTCTTACTTCGTGGTTCACATGATGTGAACCAGGTGCTATATTTGCCGGGAATGAGATGATGGTCAGGAAATGGTAGACATTCGAAACTCTGAAGATTCAGACGCAGAAGTGGTCAGAAGCGTGGCAGAAGGCAATGAGAAGGCCTTTGAGCAGCTAGTGGAGAAATACGAGCACTCTGTTCTAAACACAATCTATCGCTATGTTGGTTACCGCGTTGAGGCGGAAGACATTGCTCAGGAAGTTTTTTTGAAGGTATGGCGCCATGCCAGTGACTTCAAAGGAAGATCCAGGTTTTCGACTTGGCTTTATAGAATAGTTGTCAATCAATGCTTGGGCTACAGGAAGAAACACAAAGAAAAGCCTGAAACTCTGGATGAGACAATAAACAAAGACCGGGCTTCCATAACCCCGGAAGCCGAAATTGAGCGAAGGAAAGAAGCGGAAATCGTCAGGATGGCAATAGATGAGCTGCCCAGGAGGCAGAGAATTGCCCTGATATTATCCGGGTTTGAAGGCAAGTCCTACAAAGAGATAGCCCAGATCATGGGAGTATCGCTGTCAACGGTTGAATCTTTGATTTTCAGGGCCAGAGGTTCACTCAAGAAGAAATTGCTTCCACTCAAGAAAAAAGGCGAAATTTGAGCGCAAGTTTTCTGGAGGATTACGGTCTAAACGAGTAGGAGAAGAAAGATGGAATGTTCACAGGTAAAAAGAAGACTTTCTGCATTTCTCGACGGCGAAGTATCTGAAAAAGAAAGAAATACCATCTCAGACCACTTGAAACAGTGTGAGGTCTGTCAAAGGGAGTTGGAGGGGCTGTCTTATGTGTTGGGTTCTCTTGATCTTATGGAAGAGATGCAAGCCTCGCCCTATTTCATTGTTCGCCTGAAGCAGAAGATCGCTGAAGAGGAATCAAGGCGTGTTATTCGCTTGCCATTTGTGGAATGGGTAGGGCGTGCTGCTGTCCCGGCAGCCGCCACGGCAGTTGTTCTCTTATCCATCCT
The window above is part of the candidate division TA06 bacterium genome. Proteins encoded here:
- a CDS encoding RNA polymerase sigma-70 factor, with product MVDIRNSEDSDAEVVRSVAEGNEKAFEQLVEKYEHSVLNTIYRYVGYRVEAEDIAQEVFLKVWRHASDFKGRSRFSTWLYRIVVNQCLGYRKKHKEKPETLDETINKDRASITPEAEIERRKEAEIVRMAIDELPRRQRIALILSGFEGKSYKEIAQIMGVSLSTVESLIFRARGSLKKKLLPLKKKGEI